Proteins encoded together in one Chroicocephalus ridibundus chromosome 13, bChrRid1.1, whole genome shotgun sequence window:
- the MORC2 gene encoding ATPase MORC2 isoform X2, with amino-acid sequence MRIGKDFILFTKKDNTMTCLLLSRTFHEEEGIDEVIVPLPTWNARSREPVTDNMEKFAIETELIYKYSPFKSEQEVMEQFNKIRGEKGTLVIIFNLKLMDNGEPELDVTSDPRDIQMAETPPEGTKPERRSFRAYAAVLYIDPRMRIFINGHKVQTKRLSCCLYKPRMYKYTSNRFKTRAEQEVKKAEHMARIAEEKAREAESKARALELRLGGDLTRESRVTLRQVQNSAITMRREADVKKRIKDAKQRALKEPKELNFIFGVNIEQRELDGMFIYNCSRLIKMYEKVGPQLEGGMACGGVVGVVDVPYLVLEPTHNKQDFADAKEYRHLLKAMGEHLAQYWKDVAIAQRGIVKFWDEFGYLSANWNQPPSSELRYKRRRAMEIPTTIQCDVCLKWRTLPFQLSSVEKNYPDSWVCSMNPDPEQDRCEAAEQKQKVPLGTLKKDLKSQEEKQKQLSEKIRQQQEKLEALQKTTPIRSQADLKKLPLEASTRPAGESTQPQTRPQRPRSPPLPDVIKNAPSRPPLPPPLPKSVSHLKKSSSAWTNTSTPKLASVLSKEEASTSRTCQHTVTAAKSNSALKTLAKPSTTTKTPSSVVQNPKSSRETSSPKAAKMPALKKSATVKSPQASATRKRTLNNTEDGSEEEGEYKKEKTKRGKFVAVKEERKDSSEVVVELTDSAGEEELAELKKAQKDKGLHVEVRVNKEWFTGRVTAVEMGKQAVRWKVKFDYVPTDTTPRDRWVEKGSEDVRLMKPPSPEYQAPDTQQEEEVVGAEPSTSDCVRIEPDTTGPSSGQETVDLLVQMLRNCLRYFLPPNFPISKKELSSMSSEGLLAFPLKEYFKQYEVGLQNLCNSYQTRADTRAKACEENLRNAERKLKETEEKLQKLRTNIVALLQKVQEDIDINTDDELDAYIEDLITKGD; translated from the exons ATGCGGATTGGGAAGGATTTTATCCTGTTCACGAAGAAAGACAACACCATGACGTGCCTCCTCTTGTCACGGACGTTCCACGAGGAAGAAGGCATTGATGAG GTCATTGTTCCCCTGCCCACCTGGAATGCACGAAGCCGGGAGCCTGTGACTGACAACATGGAGAAGTTCGCTATTGAAACGGAGCTAATTTACAAGTATTCCCCTTTCAAATCAGAACAGGAAGTGATGGAGCAGTTTAATAAGATCCGTGGGGAGAAAG GCACCCTGGTGATCATCTTTAACCTCAAACTAATGGATAATGGAGAGCCAGAGCTGGATGTGACTTCTGATCCCCGAGACATTCAGATGGCAGAAACACCCCCCGAGGGAAC AAAGCCTGAGCGCCGCTCCTTCCGTGCCTATGCTGCTGTGCTTTACATTGATCCCAGAATGAGGATCTTCATAAATGGACACAAAGTACAAACCAAGCGACTCTCGTGCTGCCTGTACAAGCCGAG GATGTACAAATATACTTCAAACCGTTTCAAGACCCGTGCAGAGCAAGAGGTGAAGAAAGCAGAGCACATGGCAAGGATAG CGGAGGAGAAGGCTCGTGAGGCGGAGAGTAAAGCACGCGCCCTCGAGCTGCGCCTGGGAGGGGATCTCACGCGGGAGTCCAGG GTGACGCTACGTCAAGTCCAAAACTCCGCGATAACCATGCGCCGGGAGGCTGACGTCAAGAAAAGGATCAAGGACGCAAAGCAGCG GGCACTGAAGGAACCCAAAGAACTGAATTTCATTTTTGGGGTGAATATCGAGCAGCGCGAATTGGACGGCATGTTCATTTATAACTGCAGTCGCCTGATAAAGATGTATGAGAAGGTGGGCCCGCAGCTGGAGGGTGGCAT GGCATGTGGTGGAGTGGTAGGTGTGGTGGACGTGCCCTATTTGGTTCTGGAACCAACCCATAATAAACAAGACTTCGCTGATGCCAAAGAGTATCGACACCTGCTGAAGGCCATGGGAGAGCATTTGGCTCAGTATTGGAAGGATGTTGCTATAG cccAGAGAGGTATCGTCAAGTTCTGGGATGAATTTGGTTATTTGTCAGCAAACTGGAACCAGCCTCCGTCTAGTGAACTGCGCTACAAACGCCGGAGAGCCATGGAGATCCCTACCACCATTCAGTGCG ATGTATGTCTGAAATGGCGGACTCTCCCATTCCAGCTGAGCTCAGTGGAGAAGAATTACCCTGACAGCTGGGTATGCTCTATGAACCCTGATCCTGAACAGGACAG GTGTGAagctgcagagcagaagcagaaggtACCACTGGGAACTCTGAAAAAAGACTTGAAAtcacaggaggaaaagcagaaacaactGTCAGAGAAAATCCgccagcagcaggaaaagctggaagCTCTGCAG aaAACCACTCCGATTCGATCTCAAGCTGACTTAAAGAAACTGCCTCTGGAAGCGTCCACGCGGCCTGCGGGGGAG AGCACCCAGCCACAGACCCGACCTCAGCGCCCGCGATCTCCTCCTTTACCTGATGTAATCAAGAACGCTCCCAGCAGACCACCGCTACCTCCGCCTCTTCCCAAGTCCGTCAGTCACCTGAAAAAGAGCTCTTCGGCTTGGACGAATACCAGCACTCCCAAACTGGCAAGCGTCCTCTCCAAGGAGGAGGCCAGCACTTCCAGGACGTGCCAGCACACTGTGACAGCTGCAAAGTCTAACAGCGCTTTAAAAACTCTCGCCAAACCAAGTACAACAACGAAAACGCCCTCTTCTGTCGTGCAGAACCCCAAAAGCTCACGTGAGACATCCAGTCCAAAAGCTGCCAAGATGCCAGCACTAAAGAAATCCGCCACTGTCAAATCCCCGCAG GCCTCCGCCACTCGGAAGAGGACCTTGAACAACACAGAGGATGGGTCTGAGGAGGAGGGGGAGTACAAGAAGGAGAAGACAAAACGGGGCAAATTCGTGGCagtgaaagaagagaggaaggattCCAGTGAGGTGGTGGTAGAG CTCACAGACAGCGCTGGGGAAGAAGAGCTGGCAGAACTGAAGAAAGCTCAGAAAG ATAAAGGGCTGCACGTGGAGGTGCGTGTGAACAAGGAGTGGTTCACAGGCCGTGTCACGGCTGTGGAGATGGGCAAGCAGGCAGTACGCTGGAAGGTGAAGTTCGATTACGTTCCTACAGACACCACACCAAGGGATCGCTG GGTAGAGAAGGGCAGTGAGGATGTGAGGTTGATGAAGCCTCCCTCTCCTGAGTACCAGGCTCCAGACACACAGCAGGAAGAGGAGGTTGTTGGAGCTGAACCTTCTACCTCAGACTGTGTCAGAATTGAGCCAGACACCACCGGTCCCAGCAGCGGCCAAGAGACAGTAGACTTGCTAGTCCAGATGCTTCG AAATTGTTTGCGGTACTTCTTACCTCCGAATTTTCCCATCTCCAAGAAGGAGCTGAGTTCAATGAGCTCAGAAGGGTTGTTGGCGTTTCCTTTG aaagaatatttcaaaCAGTACGAGGTAGGTCTGCAGAACCTGTGCAATTCATATCAGACCCGCGCCGACACCCGGGCCAAAGCCTGTGAAGAAAACCTCCGCAACGCGGAGAGAAAGCTGAAGGAAACAGAGGAGAAACTGCAGAAGCTCAGGACTAACATCGTGGCCCTTCTGCAGAAAGTGCAGGAG GACATTGATATTAATACAGATGATGAACTGGATGCGTATATCGAGGACTTGATCACGAAAGGAGATTGA